A region from the Lolium perenne isolate Kyuss_39 chromosome 4, Kyuss_2.0, whole genome shotgun sequence genome encodes:
- the LOC127295977 gene encoding uncharacterized protein yields the protein MASKAVCPALAYIVVYVEDVLKSAEFYAAAFGYCVRRVEDSRKWAELDTGATTIAFTPLHQRETDALTGEVHLPKSPRERGPVEICFDYADVDAAYRRAVENGAVPVSAPEQKKWGQKVGYVRDVDGIIVRMGSHVRE from the exons ATGGCGTCTAAGGCGGTGTGTCCGGCGCTCGCGTACATCGTGGTCTACGTCGAGGACGTGCTGAAGTCGGCCGAGTTCTACGCCGCCGCTTTCGGTTACTGCGTCCGCCGCGTCGAAGACTCTCGCAA GTGGGCGGAGCTGGACACCGGGGCGACGACCATCGCCTTCACGCCGCTGCACCAGAGGGAGACGGACGCGCTCACCGGCGAGGTGCATCTGCCTAAGTCGCCCCGCGAGCGTGGGCCCGTGGAGATCTGCTTCGATTACGCCGACGTCGACGCGGCGTACCGGAGGGCCGTGGAGAACGGGGCGGTGCCGGTGAGCGCGCCGGAGCAGAAAAAGTGGGGCCAGAAGGTCGGATACGTAAGGGATGTTGACGGTATCATCGTACGCATGGGAAGCCACGTCCGCGAGTAG